The region GGAAACAGAATTGGAGCCTGTTATTGATTATATAACAGGCTTGATATCGGCATTTGAAGATGAACACTATCCAATTCAAGATGTTCCTCCAAAAGAGATATTAAGGCATCTTATGGAGAATCATGAACACAAACAGGGAGATCTCTCGGATGTCGCCTCCCGAACAGTAATTAATGAGATTCTTAGTGGAAAAAAGCAATTAAACCTCGGACATATCAGAAGGCTCTCTGAAAAGTATGGTGTATCTCCCGAACTTTTTATTTGACGCCAGAATTGATGCCATTATAATATGAACCCAGTAGCTGAATATGGAAAACTTACCACATAAGCTTTGATATACAGCCCTATATGGATAACATAAGAACACTTACTAACTTGAGGGGCTGGTGGCCGCTCATAAAAAAGAAGGGAATTCTGGCAGGACTCCACCATCATTATTTCCGCAGCAGTGCTTAATTCTCATAGCTGTCTAAAAACTATAGGACGGGCTCCTCCAAATATAAAATCTATATCCCCTTCTATGTAACAGTTCCGGAAAATGTGTTTTCCATCAAGACATTCAGTATGTTCTTTAGGCCCTCTAAAACCACCTTTTTCGCTTTTATCAACTTTCAGGACTATTTTATCCATCAAGAATTCCTGAGAATATAATTCAATTCTGTGAAACACTTCTCTACTACAGCCCAGATGCACTCTGGAATCAGCGTATTCATTTATGCTTCTACTTTAGTCCAACAGGTCTGCGAGAAAAGCCAATGCCAATCCCTGACCCCATCCCTGAATCCATTCTTTCGGGACATTGAAATACCCCTCCCGGTCATTCATTACTGCTGTTCCCGCTGAAACATTGAGAACACGGCCATCATTGCTTATATTTTCGAGGATGCCTGTCAGGGCTTTCTGAACATATTTTGAATGGAGGGGATTCTTGTTGTTAATCATGGCCGCTGCAATTCCACAAGAGGCGGAGATTTCCTCATAAGACTGCTCATCATCGAGAACTGTCCGCCATAAGCCTTTTTCCGTCTGTAAATATTTAATAGCTGAGAGCTGATCCCGAAGGGAGCACTCGATGTTCATGCACTGGGGATAGAGGTACCAATCTTTGAGGAGGATTTTCATTCTGGACATGGTATATGCAGCCCAGGCATTGGCTCTACCCCAGAAAAAACCGGACATATTATTTTGTTCTTTGTGACTATAGCCGTGATACCAAAGGCCGGCCTCCTTGTTCTGAAGAAACCGGATATGCCACTCATACTGATCCAGGGCATCATTGATGATTTCCTTATCACCGAGCTTAACACCAACGCGCAGAAGGAAAAAGGCTGCCATAAAAAGAGTATCTGCCCAGGCCTGCTCTGGAAAATCATTGTCAGAGGAAACGGTATGCTGAAGCACATTTTCACCAAAGCGCAATGCACTCTCTCTCAGGTACAGCACTTTTTCCATGGCGACCTTCCAGTACTTTTCATCCCCCGTCGCTTCATGAAGGGTGATGAGCATATGCCCCATTGCACAGGTATTAACCGTAAAATCAGGCAACCCCAGATTCAGATATTCATCGGTCCACTGCTTCAGCATATCAATATAATCATTGTTACCTGTCTTGTAATAGGCATCTGCTACACCGTAAAAGGCAACACCGCAGGGCCATTCCCAGGTCAGGTCCATAGACATGGTTTTCTTCACAACAGCATCAATAATTTCTATAATTTTCTCGCGGTCATATTCTATTTTCAACAATCTGTATTTCTCCTATTTATACTTTCTCTCTTGCAGCAATAAGAAGGAAGTCCTTAATGTAGAGATACCTCTCTGAATGGCTTCCATAACTTTATCCGCAGCTTGAAGACCGGTACAGTTGGCATAAATAGTCCTTTCAGATGATATATTAAACATTATCCACTTCACATAATTCTTATTTCAAACCTGTTGTTACCAGTCCCTGTACAATATATTTCTGAAAGATGAGAAATATAATAATTACTGGAAAAAGAGATAAAGTCCCCATGGCAAAAATAGCCGACCAGTCCGTAGAGGTTTGCGGGTCGGCAAACATGCGCAGAGCCAGTGAAACCGTAAAAAGTTTTGGTTTGTTTAAAAAGAGAAGAGGTCCGATGAAATCATCCCAGCGCCAGTAAAAACTGAAAATTGTTGCAGTGATCAATGCAGGCTTTATAAGGGGGAAAATAATTCTCGAATAAATCATAAACTTACTGCATCCGTCGATCTTTGCCGAATTATCGAGATCCACTGGAATCTGCCTTATAAACTGAACCATTAGAAATATGAAGAAGGGAACACCTCCGAACATGGGAACAATCAGAGGCAGAAATGTATTAACCCAACCCAGTTTATAAAAAATAATGAACTGCGGTATCATTACAACCTGAAAGGGAATCATCAGTGTCAGGAACATGCAGGTATACCAGAAGTTTCTGCCTATAAATTTAATACGGGCAAAGCCGAAGGCAATCAGAGAGGATGTCAGAACCGCTCCGAAAGTCGCAAATCCCGTGTATATAAATGAGTTTTTAAAGAATGTTGTAAAGGTGGTTGATCCATTATATCGCCATCCCCGGCGGTAATTCTCCAGGAGTAATTTTTCCGGTATCAGAGAAAATGAATTTTGACTGAATATCTCCTGAGTTGTCTTGAATGAATTGGAAACCATCCATAACACAGGGTATAGCATAATGAACCCTAATATAACTGCCAGTAAATGGAACTCCAGACTCTTCATGCGGTTTTTGTATAGTTTTTTTGTTTTGTTGTCCATTTTATTCCCCTTCCTTAGATTCGTAAAATACCCATGCCGAAGAGGATTTGAAAATAATAGCTGTAAAAAGCCCGACGATCAAAACGAGAATCCAGGCCATGGCACTGCTGTAACCCATCTCATAGTATTTAAAAGCTCTCTGATAGAGATATAAAGCGTAAACCAGAGTGCTGTTAAGCGGGTCTCCCGATCCACCGGAGACAACGAAAGCCTGTGTGAATACGGTAAAACCGGCAATGATCTGCATAATCAGATTAAAAAATATAACCGGAGACAGATGAGGCAGGGTTATACTTATAAATTTTCTGAAACTGTTAGCTCCATCGATATCAGCTGCCTCATAGTAGAATTGCGGAATCTGTTTCAAGCCCGCTAAAAAGATGAGCATTGATGATCCGAATTGCCAGGTGGCAAGTATGATCAATGTCCAGAGTGCTGTATCCGG is a window of Oceanispirochaeta sp. DNA encoding:
- a CDS encoding glycoside hydrolase family 88 protein — translated: MLKIEYDREKIIEIIDAVVKKTMSMDLTWEWPCGVAFYGVADAYYKTGNNDYIDMLKQWTDEYLNLGLPDFTVNTCAMGHMLITLHEATGDEKYWKVAMEKVLYLRESALRFGENVLQHTVSSDNDFPEQAWADTLFMAAFFLLRVGVKLGDKEIINDALDQYEWHIRFLQNKEAGLWYHGYSHKEQNNMSGFFWGRANAWAAYTMSRMKILLKDWYLYPQCMNIECSLRDQLSAIKYLQTEKGLWRTVLDDEQSYEEISASCGIAAAMINNKNPLHSKYVQKALTGILENISNDGRVLNVSAGTAVMNDREGYFNVPKEWIQGWGQGLALAFLADLLD
- a CDS encoding carbohydrate ABC transporter permease yields the protein MDNKTKKLYKNRMKSLEFHLLAVILGFIMLYPVLWMVSNSFKTTQEIFSQNSFSLIPEKLLLENYRRGWRYNGSTTFTTFFKNSFIYTGFATFGAVLTSSLIAFGFARIKFIGRNFWYTCMFLTLMIPFQVVMIPQFIIFYKLGWVNTFLPLIVPMFGGVPFFIFLMVQFIRQIPVDLDNSAKIDGCSKFMIYSRIIFPLIKPALITATIFSFYWRWDDFIGPLLFLNKPKLFTVSLALRMFADPQTSTDWSAIFAMGTLSLFPVIIIFLIFQKYIVQGLVTTGLK